CTTCATCCATAAACTTACTTCTTGTTAATGATGTTTTCTAAAAATAGAAGTGAGGACAAAGGTTAAAAAGAAGATGCTGGCGCTGACTAAAATTATGGTAGGCCCCGGCGGAGAATTCAGAGTTGTAGTTGTAACTAAACCTAGCAAAACCGAGAGAAGACCAAAAATCATGCTCCATGCAGTCATAGTGCGGATTTGAAAGCTAAAGAGCTTAGCCGTAGCGGCGGGAATTATTATTAAAGCACTTATTAATAAAGTTCCCACTAATTTAATACCCATAGCTACGCCCAGTGACAGCAATAATACGAAAAACATTTCGTATTTTTTTACATTTATTTTATCTACTTTGGCTAAATCCGGCGCGAAAGAAACAAAAGCAAAGTTTCTAAATTTAAGAAGCAAACTAACAATTATAACTATGGCCAGTATGGCCGACAACAAAACATCGCCCCGTGTTAGGTTTTCTATATTGCCTAAAAATGTTTCTAAAAGTTCTTCCGAAGGTATTAAAAGCGAACCTAGCGCTAAAGAAGTTGTAAAGAAGACTCCTATAATTGCGTCTAAACCCAAATTCGCCTTGCCTTTTAAGAAAGAAATAACTAAACCGGCCAGCAAGGCAAAAGCCAGTATGCCCAAAAGCGCATTTATTTTAAACGTAATAGAGAGGGCAATACCCAAAAGAATAATATGTGCCACCGCATCCGAAAGCAAAGCTTCTCGGCGCAGTATTACAAAAACGCCTAGCAAAGGCAAAGAAAGCCCTAACGATAAACTTATTAGTACGGGATAGATGTTATTTAAGATTTCAAGCCAATTCATTAGGCTAAATTTTTAATTTCTAATTACTAATTTCTAAACTCGGATGATCGTGTTCCAAACCATGCGCGTGTTTATGAACCGAAGCGTGATGGCCAAAAATTTCCTGCAAGGTCTCGGGTGTTAAAGTTTCTTGAGGCGTACCTTGGCAAACCAAGTCTTTATTTAAACAAATAACTTTAGTGGCAAATCTATAAACGATGGAAAGTTCATGCGAAACCATAACCATAGTCATATTCAATTTTTTATATAAATCGTAAAGCAGGTTATAAACAGTTTCTTCGGTGCTAATGTCTATGCCAGCGGCTGGTTCATCAAAGAAAATAAGTTTAGGATTTTCTAGTAAACTTCGGGCTATAAGCATTCTTTGCATTTCGCCTTGAGAAAGATCGCCTAGCCTTTCGTTTATTAAGTGGCCAATTTTAACATCGTCTAGTCTTTGTTTAATCTCGTTTTCTTTCTTTTTGTTGGGCAACCAAAAATTTAGATCATTGCCTGTTTCAAACAAGAAAAATTCTTTAACGGTTAAAGGAAAACCTTTTTCAAAAGATATTTTTTGAGGCACATAACTGGTTTCGGGTTTTTTATGCCAAGTAATGTCGCCCGTATAATTTGAATCTAAACCCAAAATACTGCGCACCAACATGGTTTTACCGGCGCCATTGGGGCCAATAATAGCTAAAATATCACCCTCAACAATATCAAAGGTGACATTTTTTAGAATTTGCTTTTTACCAAAACCAAAACCTAAGTTTTTTACGCTTATTATTTTTTCGGCCATCAACTAAAATTTTTTTAGTTAGTAAACTTGAGCGTATCGGCCACCAAATTATGGAAAGATCTTTGTTCTGTATTTAAGCCATCGGATTCCATAAAATCTGTTTGTAATTGTACTACAGATTTGTCTTTTAATACATATGTAATCAGGGTAGTTGCTTTTTCGGCTGGCAAATATTCTTCGCGCCTAATGGCAGCGTTGCCATCTAGGGTTATTTTTTCTTCTTTAATTAAATAAAAACTATCATCTTCGGCATTAGCTGTGTCTATATCTTTTAAAAGAGATTCAACATCTGTATATTTTTCGTTTGATCTGGCCATCACTTTTAATATCGTTTTTTGATCTGGGCTGGCTACATATAAATTTTCTTCGCCCACAAAGCCTCCGCCATAAGTTACGCGCCAGCTATAGGGATATTTAATTTGGAAGAGATTATTTGTTTTTGTTTGGTATAAGTACCAGCCGAAAGTTGGGTCTTGCACTGCTTGGGCCACCTCAACTTTTTCTGGTTTTGAATTTTCTTTATAAAGAAAGAAAAACGCGCCAGCAAAAATAATGGCTATCAATATAGCTATTGGAGAAATACTGTTGTTTTCTATTTTTTTTATTTTCTTTTTCATAATGTCCATTCACCCGGCCCGTATAAAGCAATTAACAAAGCCAAAGCTAGTAAAGACAAATCTAGTTCGTAGCCCCCAACCCATTTATCTTTATTAGCTATTTTTCTAACCAAAGT
The nucleotide sequence above comes from bacterium. Encoded proteins:
- a CDS encoding metal ABC transporter permease, coding for MNWLEILNNIYPVLISLSLGLSLPLLGVFVILRREALLSDAVAHIILLGIALSITFKINALLGILAFALLAGLVISFLKGKANLGLDAIIGVFFTTSLALGSLLIPSEELLETFLGNIENLTRGDVLLSAILAIVIIVSLLLKFRNFAFVSFAPDLAKVDKINVKKYEMFFVLLLSLGVAMGIKLVGTLLISALIIIPAATAKLFSFQIRTMTAWSMIFGLLSVLLGLVTTTTLNSPPGPTIILVSASIFFLTFVLTSIFRKHH
- a CDS encoding metal ABC transporter ATP-binding protein gives rise to the protein MAEKIISVKNLGFGFGKKQILKNVTFDIVEGDILAIIGPNGAGKTMLVRSILGLDSNYTGDITWHKKPETSYVPQKISFEKGFPLTVKEFFLFETGNDLNFWLPNKKKENEIKQRLDDVKIGHLINERLGDLSQGEMQRMLIARSLLENPKLIFFDEPAAGIDISTEETVYNLLYDLYKKLNMTMVMVSHELSIVYRFATKVICLNKDLVCQGTPQETLTPETLQEIFGHHASVHKHAHGLEHDHPSLEISN